A genomic segment from Pseudomonas sp. M30-35 encodes:
- a CDS encoding OprD family porin: MFSRKLITIACACSAMSATTVYASEQSKAQGFVEDSSLNVLLRNTYLNRDFNDGVNDAKTWGQGFIGTFESGFTQGTVGVGVDAFGLLGIKLDSGRGRNVGSMFDTDSDGRPVDDISQGGAAIKVRFSNTLIKYGNQFPSLPVLAYDDSRLLPQSFTGTLVTSNEIEGLELNAGRFTGDSPMADASRDPNRLKSIDVVGGSYVFTDDLSSSLYYSDVEDEFRKTYVNLNYNIPLATEQALNFDFNLYHTTYDDGSVAAQNSGGDGNNDRNTIWSLAAKYSIGAHAFTIAHQRSSGDAGYAYDYGDGGNAIYLKNSYYSDFDNRDENSWQASYELDFSKYGVPGLQYKFAYVRGDNIYSTTDSDSTEREIFNQLSYVLQNGPAKDLSLRVRNSIYRASNNLGPDLNEIRAFIEYPLSIL; encoded by the coding sequence ATGTTCAGTAGGAAACTAATAACAATCGCTTGTGCATGCAGCGCGATGAGCGCAACCACCGTTTACGCCAGCGAGCAATCGAAAGCACAGGGCTTTGTCGAAGACAGTAGCTTGAATGTTTTACTGCGAAACACCTATTTGAACCGGGATTTCAACGACGGAGTGAATGACGCCAAGACCTGGGGTCAAGGCTTCATCGGCACCTTTGAATCAGGTTTTACCCAAGGAACAGTAGGGGTTGGCGTAGATGCCTTTGGTCTCTTGGGTATCAAACTCGATAGCGGTCGCGGCCGTAACGTCGGCTCTATGTTTGATACAGACAGCGATGGTCGTCCTGTGGACGATATTTCTCAAGGAGGTGCAGCGATCAAGGTGCGCTTCTCGAATACCCTGATCAAGTACGGTAATCAGTTCCCTTCCCTGCCTGTACTGGCATATGACGATAGCCGCCTGCTGCCGCAATCCTTTACTGGCACGCTGGTGACGAGCAATGAGATTGAAGGCCTGGAGCTAAATGCGGGACGTTTCACCGGTGACAGTCCTATGGCCGACGCATCGCGTGACCCTAATCGCTTGAAAAGCATCGATGTCGTTGGTGGTAGCTACGTCTTCACAGACGATTTGAGTTCGTCACTTTACTACTCCGATGTTGAGGACGAGTTTCGCAAGACCTACGTCAACCTCAACTACAACATCCCGTTAGCCACAGAACAAGCATTGAATTTCGACTTCAACCTCTATCACACCACATACGATGACGGCTCAGTGGCCGCACAAAACTCCGGCGGTGATGGCAATAACGACCGCAACACCATCTGGAGCTTGGCAGCCAAATACAGCATCGGTGCCCACGCATTCACCATCGCACATCAACGCAGTTCGGGTGATGCCGGTTACGCCTACGACTATGGTGATGGTGGCAACGCCATTTACCTGAAAAACTCCTACTATTCCGACTTCGACAACAGAGATGAAAACTCATGGCAAGCCAGCTATGAATTGGATTTCTCGAAATACGGTGTACCCGGACTGCAATACAAGTTTGCCTACGTGCGCGGTGACAATATTTACAGCACCACAGACAGTGACAGCACAGAGCGCGAAATTTTCAACCAGCTCAGCTACGTGCTGCAAAACGGCCCGGCCAAAGACCTATCGCTCCGTGTGCGCAACTCCATCTATCGCGCCAGTAACAACCTGGGCCCAGATCTGAACGAAATCCGTGCCTTTATTGAATACCCACTAAGCATTCTCTAA
- a CDS encoding formate dehydrogenase subunit delta: protein MSSESLIKMANQIAQFFAHEADTVQAARSVRLHLQSFWTPAMRNELSALQVEHSDNTLHPLVKAALSESGEH, encoded by the coding sequence ATGAGCAGTGAAAGCCTGATTAAAATGGCCAATCAAATTGCTCAATTCTTCGCCCATGAAGCAGACACCGTTCAGGCAGCGCGCAGCGTCCGCCTGCACCTGCAAAGTTTCTGGACCCCGGCCATGCGCAATGAGTTAAGTGCTTTGCAGGTTGAACATAGCGACAACACACTGCACCCATTGGTAAAAGCAGCGTTGTCTGAATCCGGCGAGCATTAA
- the fdhF gene encoding formate dehydrogenase subunit alpha, producing MITLFDPKSDIDLGTPERQSHTQVSLTIDGREIRVPAGTSVMRAAALLGTQIPKLCATDSLEAFGSCRMCLVEIEGMRGYPASCTTPVTEGMVVRSQTSKLATLRRNVMELYISDHPLDCLTCSANGNCELQTVAGQVGLREVRYGYEGANHLDEAKDVSNPYFDYDPSKCIVCNRCVRACEETQGTFALTISGRGFESRVAAAGGDNFLESECVSCGACVQACPTATLMEKSVVELGQPERSVITTCAYCGVGCSFRAEMKGDQLVRMVPDKNGHANHGHSCVKGRFAWGYATHPDRITKPMIRKHIDDPWQEVSWDEAVNYAASELRRIQLKYGRDSIGGITSSRCTNEETYLVQKLVRAAFGNNNVDTCARVCHSPTGYGLKQTLGESAGTQDFDSVMQADVILVMGANPTDAHPVFASQLKRRLRQGARLIVIDPRRIDLVDSAHARAELHLQLRPGTNVAMLNALAHVIVTEGLLNQRFIEERCEDADFARWRDFVSSAEHAPEVLGPVCGVPAEQIRAAARLYATGGNAAIYYGLGITEHSQGSTAVMGIANLAMVTGNIGREGVGVNPLRGQNNVQGSCDMGSFPHELPGYRHVSNETVRHEFEQAWNVTLLPDPGLRIPNMFEAALDGTFKALYCQGEDIAQSDPNTQHVTAALSSMECIIVQDIFLNETAKFAHVFLPGSSFLEKDGTFTNAERRINRVRKVMEPLAGKADWQATMALANALGYSMEYSHPAQIMDEIARLTPTFSRVSYAELDRQGSLQWPCTDETPNGTPTMHIDQFVRGKGRFMLTGYVPTDEKVNSRYPLLLTTGRILSQYNVGAQTRRTDNVAWHEEDRLEIHPSDAESRGINDNDWVGIGSRAGQTVLRAKVSERVAPGVVYTTFHFPESGANVITTDNSDWATNCPEYKVTAVEVSRVYHPSEWQKRYQAFSDEQHRLLKQRRLVDKAGVGK from the coding sequence ATGATCACCCTCTTCGATCCCAAAAGTGATATCGACCTTGGCACGCCTGAGCGCCAAAGCCATACACAAGTCAGCTTAACCATCGACGGTCGCGAGATCCGCGTACCCGCTGGCACTTCGGTGATGCGCGCTGCGGCGCTACTTGGCACGCAAATCCCCAAACTCTGCGCCACCGACAGTCTTGAAGCCTTTGGTTCCTGCCGCATGTGCCTGGTGGAAATTGAAGGTATGCGCGGTTACCCCGCTTCATGCACGACACCGGTCACTGAAGGCATGGTCGTACGCTCGCAAACCAGCAAACTCGCCACCCTGCGCCGTAACGTGATGGAACTGTACATCTCCGACCATCCGCTGGATTGCCTGACCTGCTCGGCCAACGGCAACTGCGAGTTGCAAACGGTCGCTGGCCAAGTTGGCTTGCGCGAGGTGCGTTATGGTTACGAAGGGGCGAATCACCTGGATGAAGCCAAAGACGTTTCCAACCCTTACTTCGATTACGACCCGAGCAAGTGCATTGTCTGCAACCGTTGCGTGCGTGCTTGCGAAGAGACGCAAGGCACCTTCGCCTTGACCATCAGCGGGCGTGGCTTTGAATCACGAGTGGCTGCGGCAGGTGGCGATAATTTTCTCGAGTCTGAATGTGTTTCATGCGGTGCCTGCGTACAAGCTTGCCCAACCGCCACGCTGATGGAAAAAAGCGTGGTGGAGTTGGGTCAACCTGAACGCAGCGTCATTACCACCTGCGCCTATTGCGGTGTAGGCTGCTCGTTCCGCGCAGAAATGAAAGGAGATCAACTGGTGCGCATGGTTCCGGACAAAAACGGCCACGCCAACCACGGCCATTCTTGCGTAAAAGGGCGCTTCGCCTGGGGTTATGCAACCCATCCAGACCGCATTACTAAACCGATGATCCGTAAGCATATTGACGATCCTTGGCAGGAAGTCAGTTGGGATGAAGCCGTCAACTACGCGGCTAGCGAATTACGCCGCATACAGCTCAAATACGGGCGTGATTCAATCGGCGGCATCACCTCTAGCCGCTGCACCAATGAAGAAACCTATCTGGTGCAGAAACTGGTTCGCGCTGCTTTTGGCAATAACAATGTCGATACCTGCGCCCGCGTCTGCCATTCACCCACCGGTTATGGTTTAAAGCAAACGTTGGGTGAGTCAGCCGGTACCCAGGATTTCGACTCAGTGATGCAGGCTGACGTCATTCTGGTGATGGGCGCTAACCCTACCGATGCTCACCCCGTATTCGCATCCCAACTCAAGCGCCGCTTACGCCAAGGCGCACGCTTGATTGTGATTGATCCGCGGCGCATCGATTTAGTCGACTCGGCCCACGCCCGCGCTGAATTGCATTTGCAACTGCGCCCCGGCACTAACGTGGCCATGCTTAATGCGCTTGCCCATGTGATCGTCACCGAAGGACTGCTCAACCAGCGCTTCATTGAAGAACGCTGCGAGGATGCAGATTTTGCTCGCTGGCGCGATTTTGTCAGCTCAGCGGAACACGCACCGGAGGTCTTGGGGCCGGTTTGTGGTGTACCCGCTGAGCAAATACGCGCCGCAGCACGCCTCTACGCGACGGGAGGCAACGCGGCGATCTATTACGGCCTGGGCATCACCGAACACAGCCAAGGCAGTACGGCGGTCATGGGTATCGCCAACCTGGCAATGGTCACCGGCAACATCGGCCGCGAAGGCGTTGGGGTTAACCCGCTGCGTGGACAGAACAACGTACAAGGTTCCTGTGATATGGGTTCCTTCCCTCACGAGTTGCCGGGTTATCGGCATGTTTCCAACGAGACAGTACGCCATGAGTTCGAACAGGCCTGGAATGTAACCCTGTTACCTGACCCAGGGCTGCGTATCCCGAACATGTTTGAAGCGGCGCTGGACGGCACGTTCAAGGCGCTTTACTGCCAAGGTGAGGACATCGCTCAGAGCGACCCCAATACCCAACATGTGACAGCGGCTCTGTCGTCGATGGAATGCATTATCGTGCAGGACATCTTCCTCAATGAGACGGCTAAATTCGCTCATGTATTCTTGCCGGGCAGTTCGTTTCTTGAGAAAGATGGCACCTTCACCAACGCCGAACGCCGGATAAATCGGGTCCGCAAAGTCATGGAGCCACTGGCAGGCAAGGCTGACTGGCAAGCGACAATGGCATTGGCCAATGCCTTGGGCTACTCGATGGAGTATTCGCACCCGGCTCAAATCATGGACGAGATTGCGCGTCTGACACCGACATTCTCCCGAGTAAGTTATGCCGAACTCGATCGTCAGGGCAGCCTGCAATGGCCATGCACCGACGAGACGCCAAACGGTACGCCGACCATGCATATCGACCAGTTTGTGCGCGGCAAGGGACGCTTTATGCTCACCGGTTACGTGCCTACTGACGAGAAGGTCAACAGCCGCTATCCACTCCTGCTGACCACCGGCCGGATTCTTAGCCAATACAACGTCGGCGCTCAGACCCGACGAACTGATAATGTTGCCTGGCACGAAGAGGATCGCCTGGAAATTCATCCAAGTGATGCCGAGAGCCGTGGTATTAACGACAATGACTGGGTTGGGATTGGCAGCCGTGCCGGGCAAACCGTGTTGCGCGCCAAAGTCAGCGAACGGGTCGCACCCGGTGTGGTTTACACCACCTTCCATTTTCCGGAATCAGGCGCCAATGTGATCACTACCGACAACTCTGACTGGGCCACTAACTGCCCGGAGTACAAGGTCACAGCAGTCGAAGTGTCGCGCGTTTATCATCCATCCGAATGGCAAAAGCGTTATCAAGCGTTCAGTGATGAACAACATCGTTTACTCAAACAGCGTCGCCTTGTAGATAAAGCTGGAGTGGGTAAATGA
- a CDS encoding formate dehydrogenase subunit gamma, translated as MPDEALHLPLINSVLGREKDTPGGLLPILHAIQQGAGYIPSNAVANIAQALNLSKAEVQGVISFYHDFRTTPPARHTLRLCRAESCQSMGAESLAAQLGERLSLNENGSSADGQVSLQTVYCLGACACSPAIEIDGRLHARLTPERLDDLVNRCLEDGAC; from the coding sequence ATGCCTGATGAAGCGTTGCACCTGCCCCTGATTAACAGCGTATTGGGCCGCGAGAAAGACACCCCGGGCGGCCTGTTGCCGATCCTCCATGCGATTCAACAGGGCGCGGGGTACATTCCGAGTAACGCTGTTGCCAATATCGCCCAGGCGCTTAACCTCAGTAAGGCTGAAGTCCAGGGCGTAATCAGCTTTTATCACGACTTCCGTACCACGCCGCCCGCGCGTCACACCTTGAGGCTGTGCCGAGCCGAGTCATGCCAGAGCATGGGGGCTGAAAGTTTAGCCGCGCAACTGGGTGAGCGACTGTCGCTCAATGAGAACGGCAGCAGTGCCGACGGTCAGGTCAGTTTGCAGACGGTGTATTGCTTAGGTGCCTGTGCCTGCTCGCCCGCCATAGAAATAGACGGCCGATTGCATGCTCGCCTAACACCAGAGCGCCTGGATGACCTGGTCAACCGCTGCTTGGAGGATGGTGCATGCTGA
- a CDS encoding NADH-quinone oxidoreductase subunit NuoF: protein MLKLFIPCDSLARAVGADEVANALTQEAERRGLAIELQRTSSRGLYWLEPLLEAESANGRLGFGPITCADVPGLLDALTADPSSHPQALGLVEDIAYLKSQQRLLFARAGITRPLSLDDYLAHDGFKGLAQAIKMDGADVVTAVLDSGLRGRGGAAFPAGIKWRTVRDAKAEQKYIVCNADEGDSGTFADRMLMEGDPFLLIEGMTIAGLAVGASKGYIYVRSEYPDAIDTLNNALEIARQAGYLGNDICTSGRHFDIEVRVGAGAYICGEETALLESLEGRRGTVRPKPPLPALEGLFGLPTLVHNVLTLTSVPVIMARGAQFYRDFGMGRSLGTMPFQLAGNVRYGGLVERAFGLSLRELIEGYGGGTASGRPLKAAQVGGPLGAWIPPTQFDTPLDYEALASIGAMLGHGGVVVADESLNMAHMARFALQFCAEESCGKCTPCRIGSTRGVEVVDRLIASTAPAARDEQAQLLWDLCDTLQYGSLCALGGMTSYPVTSALKHFPADFGMATTEAAQ from the coding sequence ATGCTGAAGCTATTCATCCCCTGCGACTCACTTGCCCGCGCCGTCGGCGCCGATGAAGTGGCCAACGCTCTGACTCAAGAGGCAGAGCGCCGTGGACTGGCGATCGAGTTGCAGCGCACCAGCTCACGCGGCCTTTACTGGCTCGAACCCCTGTTAGAAGCTGAAAGCGCCAATGGGCGTCTCGGTTTCGGCCCAATCACTTGTGCAGATGTGCCCGGTCTGCTCGATGCTCTAACGGCTGACCCAAGCAGCCATCCGCAGGCGCTAGGCCTGGTTGAAGACATTGCCTATCTGAAAAGCCAGCAACGCCTGCTATTCGCCCGCGCGGGTATTACTCGCCCGCTGTCACTGGACGACTACTTGGCTCATGACGGTTTCAAGGGGCTGGCTCAAGCGATCAAGATGGATGGCGCCGATGTGGTGACTGCTGTACTTGATTCAGGTCTGCGCGGTCGGGGCGGCGCCGCCTTCCCCGCTGGAATCAAATGGCGGACGGTGCGCGATGCTAAAGCTGAGCAGAAATACATCGTCTGCAACGCCGACGAAGGCGACTCGGGCACCTTTGCCGATCGCATGTTGATGGAAGGCGATCCATTCCTGTTGATTGAAGGCATGACCATTGCCGGCCTCGCCGTTGGCGCGAGCAAAGGTTATATCTATGTGCGCTCGGAGTACCCGGATGCAATTGACACCCTTAACAATGCTCTGGAAATCGCTCGTCAGGCAGGCTACCTGGGCAACGATATCTGCACCAGCGGACGGCACTTTGACATTGAAGTACGCGTCGGCGCAGGTGCCTACATCTGCGGTGAAGAAACCGCCCTGCTTGAGTCGCTTGAAGGTAGACGCGGCACGGTTCGCCCCAAGCCTCCGCTGCCGGCTCTCGAGGGTTTGTTTGGCCTACCAACGCTCGTCCACAACGTGCTGACCCTGACCTCTGTGCCAGTGATAATGGCCCGTGGCGCGCAGTTTTATCGCGACTTTGGCATGGGTCGCTCATTGGGCACCATGCCCTTCCAACTGGCTGGAAACGTGCGCTACGGCGGTTTGGTAGAACGCGCTTTTGGTCTTAGCTTGCGCGAGCTTATTGAAGGCTACGGCGGTGGCACAGCCAGCGGTCGGCCATTAAAGGCCGCGCAGGTTGGCGGGCCATTAGGTGCCTGGATACCCCCTACGCAGTTCGACACACCGCTGGACTATGAAGCCTTGGCCAGTATCGGTGCCATGCTCGGTCACGGTGGCGTTGTGGTGGCTGACGAAAGCCTGAATATGGCGCATATGGCCAGGTTTGCACTGCAGTTTTGTGCCGAGGAATCTTGCGGCAAATGCACCCCATGCCGGATCGGTTCGACCCGTGGTGTAGAAGTGGTGGACCGCCTAATCGCCAGCACCGCTCCAGCCGCCCGTGACGAACAGGCTCAGCTGTTATGGGATCTGTGCGACACACTTCAATACGGCTCGCTTTGCGCACTCGGCGGGATGACGTCATACCCCGTGACCAGCGCACTCAAGCACTTCCCCGCCGACTTCGGCATGGCCACCACGGAGGCCGCCCAATGA
- a CDS encoding bestrophin family protein, with product MKAAIVKKYRLIIKTLGYVGWSLFWLLMWDIAVTVDFMLYLENKIKLPLMPLTLLGSALVVLISFRNSSAYNRWWEARTLWGAMVNSSRSFARQVLTLLDDPSDGVNPTKSTLLRRHVAYVNCLAAHLRGNPCPNEVKAFIPCAEFARCGTTNNFANDILNGSAALLAKEYKAGRLDSIRLARLESTLVDLSNSQGGMERIANTPLPYPYVYFPRLFISLFCVIVPIGLVESLGWFTPVASTVVGFMLLAIEQIGTDLQSPFHNSEHQIQMESICETIEINLHSMQRDALCCGQT from the coding sequence TTGAAAGCTGCCATCGTCAAAAAATATCGCCTGATCATCAAGACCCTTGGCTATGTAGGTTGGTCGCTTTTTTGGTTATTAATGTGGGATATCGCAGTCACTGTTGACTTCATGTTGTATCTCGAAAACAAGATCAAGCTGCCACTGATGCCCCTGACATTATTAGGGTCTGCATTGGTGGTGTTGATCAGCTTTCGTAACAGCAGCGCCTACAACCGCTGGTGGGAAGCACGGACTTTGTGGGGGGCGATGGTTAACAGCTCGCGCAGCTTTGCCCGCCAAGTACTGACACTTCTGGATGACCCAAGTGATGGGGTCAATCCGACAAAATCGACTTTGCTGCGCCGTCATGTTGCCTATGTGAATTGCTTGGCAGCCCACTTGCGAGGCAATCCATGCCCGAATGAGGTGAAGGCATTTATCCCCTGTGCAGAGTTTGCACGCTGCGGCACCACCAACAATTTTGCCAACGACATCCTTAACGGCTCCGCTGCCCTACTCGCCAAGGAGTACAAGGCCGGACGTCTGGATAGTATTCGCTTGGCACGGCTGGAATCGACCTTGGTTGACCTGTCTAACAGCCAAGGCGGCATGGAGCGAATTGCCAACACGCCGCTGCCCTATCCGTATGTGTATTTCCCCCGGCTGTTTATTTCGCTGTTCTGCGTGATCGTGCCGATAGGGTTGGTGGAGTCCTTGGGTTGGTTTACTCCAGTGGCCTCAACGGTGGTGGGCTTTATGTTGCTGGCAATCGAACAAATCGGCACCGATTTACAAAGCCCGTTTCACAACAGCGAGCACCAGATCCAGATGGAATCCATCTGTGAAACCATTGAGATAAATCTACATTCAATGCAGCGTGATGCCTTATGTTGCGGGCAAACATAA